A stretch of Lentibacillus sp. JNUCC-1 DNA encodes these proteins:
- a CDS encoding HipA domain-containing protein produces the protein MIDISLWERDTKSQASGTRTKYWLLEPGTDSEHAAKYLFKIPVEGTGGHWAEYIASKVGSELGFNTVEVELAINNGVVGTISKNFRATTEEFYEGGDLFLARFEDFNRHSLRYYELPHIIDILSAYSLEKNFIAFPFFDALIANNDRHCDNWGVLSGPRGIQLSPIYDNGSSLGFNEVNLKKRNMLTDMRMLEGFCNRGKSSIGLPGRKKPRHLELLSFLYTHFPHEVSIIMTKFDKLTSELLLDIVEDIPSEIMSDLSKDWVVHLLIYRKKWIKSWYERSVRS, from the coding sequence ATGATTGATATTTCGCTCTGGGAACGAGACACTAAAAGTCAGGCCTCAGGTACGCGGACAAAATACTGGTTATTGGAACCAGGAACGGATTCAGAGCATGCTGCAAAGTATCTCTTTAAAATACCTGTTGAAGGAACTGGTGGCCATTGGGCGGAATATATTGCGAGTAAAGTGGGCTCAGAACTAGGTTTTAATACGGTTGAAGTAGAATTAGCTATAAATAACGGAGTTGTGGGTACTATTTCAAAGAATTTTCGTGCCACAACTGAAGAATTTTATGAGGGTGGCGACTTATTTTTAGCACGATTTGAAGACTTTAATCGTCACTCATTAAGGTATTATGAATTGCCTCATATTATTGATATCCTTTCTGCATATAGTTTAGAAAAGAACTTTATAGCATTTCCTTTCTTTGATGCCTTGATTGCGAATAATGACCGACATTGTGATAATTGGGGTGTTCTAAGTGGTCCTAGAGGAATACAATTATCGCCTATTTACGATAATGGGTCTTCCCTTGGTTTTAATGAAGTCAATCTCAAAAAGAGGAATATGCTGACTGATATGCGTATGCTGGAAGGCTTTTGTAACAGAGGGAAGTCTAGTATTGGTTTGCCAGGTAGAAAAAAGCCGAGGCATCTAGAATTATTGTCTTTTTTGTATACACACTTTCCTCATGAGGTCAGTATAATAATGACGAAATTTGATAAATTAACCAGTGAACTGTTATTAGACATCGTTGAGGATATTCCAAGTGAAATAATGAGTGATTTAAGTAAAGATTGGGTGGTCCATCTTTTAATATATCGAAAGAAGTGGATTAAAAGCTGGTATGAAAGGAGTGTGAGGTCATGA
- a CDS encoding HIRAN domain-containing protein has protein sequence MKKRPFELWLIWQNVETRQRYHIGRLLHQDDVYTFSYENSGYRRKLQEAMDNGYHPHLAFPDTDKLYTSSKLFGPFARRLPDPRRPDYQQVLKELGLSLDSTDMDVLRATGGMLATDSYEFVSPVFVEGDHFDLDFYVAGWRYYDGENVIDQLQKGDHVRFTLDPDNPEDHKAVVVMTVNGKKLGYIPAFYSGWMFEIIRSECNYRARIESIHPEAVPHRKVNISIVGELNHPINFDSVLNDKEQLRLVMC, from the coding sequence ATGAAAAAGAGGCCGTTTGAACTATGGTTGATCTGGCAAAACGTCGAGACGCGACAACGATACCACATTGGAAGGTTGCTTCATCAAGATGATGTTTACACTTTCTCTTATGAAAATAGCGGCTACAGAAGGAAGCTACAAGAAGCAATGGATAATGGCTATCATCCCCATTTAGCCTTTCCTGATACGGACAAATTGTATACTTCTAGTAAACTTTTTGGTCCTTTCGCTCGGCGTTTACCTGATCCTAGGAGACCTGATTATCAACAAGTTCTAAAAGAGCTAGGTCTCTCACTTGATAGTACTGATATGGATGTCCTGAGAGCTACAGGTGGGATGTTGGCAACCGATTCTTATGAGTTTGTTTCGCCTGTATTTGTAGAGGGCGACCATTTTGATTTAGACTTTTATGTAGCTGGCTGGCGTTATTACGATGGAGAAAATGTAATCGATCAGCTGCAAAAAGGAGATCATGTCAGATTCACCTTGGACCCTGACAACCCGGAGGATCATAAAGCAGTTGTGGTGATGACTGTAAACGGAAAAAAACTGGGCTACATTCCTGCGTTTTACAGTGGATGGATGTTTGAAATTATTAGAAGTGAGTGTAACTATAGAGCCAGAATTGAAAGCATTCATCCCGAAGCTGTACCACACCGAAAAGTTAACATTTCAATCGTAGGTGAGTTAAATCATCCGATTAACTTTGATAGCGTATTAAACGATAAAGAGCAATTGCGATTGGTGATGTGCTAA
- a CDS encoding DUF1819 family protein: MTNQLQYRSTIKSRPFLYIETKKLAELMLQGLNDLEIKEQVIHQNIFQVKSETRKRDIAAAVRTRLQSLDDYLLERIVKAHTNTSKYIVLYAIAKTDRLFYEFLLEVIGDKFVYKDLILQPGDFNIFFEAKRQQSEHMAYWKPYTFYKLQQVYTRILYEAGLIKKDHNQLELVVPFVEPDVIEHLRKIGSERFLEATMQGGTS; this comes from the coding sequence ATGACAAATCAACTGCAATATCGGTCGACCATTAAATCCCGACCATTTCTTTACATAGAAACAAAAAAGCTTGCAGAGCTGATGCTGCAGGGGTTGAATGACTTGGAGATAAAGGAGCAGGTCATCCACCAAAATATTTTCCAGGTGAAGTCTGAAACCAGGAAACGTGATATTGCCGCAGCGGTTCGAACCAGATTGCAATCACTTGATGACTATTTGCTTGAGCGGATTGTTAAAGCACATACCAATACGAGCAAATACATCGTTTTATATGCTATTGCTAAAACGGACCGTCTGTTCTATGAATTCTTGCTGGAAGTGATTGGTGACAAGTTTGTATATAAAGACCTCATCCTTCAGCCGGGAGATTTTAATATTTTCTTTGAGGCTAAACGCCAGCAGAGTGAACATATGGCCTATTGGAAGCCCTATACATTCTACAAGCTGCAGCAAGTATATACCCGCATACTATATGAGGCTGGGCTGATAAAAAAAGACCACAATCAACTTGAACTCGTTGTGCCGTTTGTAGAGCCAGATGTAATTGAGCATTTACGGAAAATAGGATCAGAGCGTTTTCTTGAAGCGACAATGCAGGGGGGAACATCGTGA
- a CDS encoding DUF1788 domain-containing protein: MKTIHERLDAILPKIKDPSFRQNRGLGNEIGYHIFDYEPQYEMLVRDHIAYLKDQINNDPSSSQRITEFDLYEMVLEILDEKGYLEKNFVMEEKKGSQYVLNATRKALRLTLNNDQIIRYMAERIEPHDIVFITGIGKVFPIIRSHVVLNNLHHAVGQVPVVLFFPGRYDGQELVLFNEIKDDNYYRAFQLVSD; the protein is encoded by the coding sequence GTGAAGACCATTCATGAAAGATTGGACGCCATCTTACCGAAAATTAAAGATCCATCATTCAGGCAAAATCGGGGATTGGGTAATGAAATCGGTTATCATATTTTTGATTACGAGCCGCAGTATGAAATGCTCGTCAGGGATCATATTGCCTATTTAAAAGATCAAATTAACAATGATCCTTCATCTTCCCAGCGTATCACTGAATTTGACCTCTATGAAATGGTACTCGAGATTCTTGATGAAAAAGGGTACTTGGAAAAGAATTTCGTCATGGAGGAGAAAAAAGGCAGTCAATATGTGCTCAATGCCACAAGAAAGGCGTTGCGTCTGACGCTGAACAATGATCAGATCATACGCTATATGGCAGAACGGATTGAACCTCATGATATTGTATTCATTACAGGCATCGGGAAAGTGTTTCCAATTATCCGTTCACATGTCGTTTTGAATAACCTGCATCATGCAGTTGGGCAAGTTCCAGTGGTGTTGTTTTTCCCAGGTCGTTATGATGGGCAGGAACTTGTCTTGTTCAATGAGATTAAAGATGACAACTATTACAGGGCTTTTCAGCTCGTAAGTGATTAA
- the brxC gene encoding BREX system P-loop protein BrxC — protein sequence MQIKDMFKRRINRDIKGVIKIGQDDDANMYQELEEYVVTNELHKHIGSFFEAYAKGIETPTDKIGVWISGFFGSGKSHFLKILSYLVENRAVQGKQAIDFFEDKIHDPKTVDHLKKAGSITTDVVLFDIDAKSESDSMADKESIVKVLNKVFNEMQGFCGAIPWIAEIERNMQKDGTYETFKKTFHDIAGTSWVEAREDFYYEEDAIIEALSKTTQMSEASARNWFERAEEEYTISIERFAGRVKEYIDDKGPDHHVAFFIDEVGQYIGDNSRAMLNLQTIVHELGRQCKGKAWIIVTSQEDIDSVLTVKGNDFSKIQGRFDTKLSLSSAFVDEVIKKRILEKNEPGAQTLDEVYRKKNSILQSVLSFTQDSAEMKTYANADDFIDVYPFIPYQFNLLQNVFTGVRIHGAAGKHLAEGERSLLSAFQESAIQYGNEQEGTLAPFSAFYETIEAFLDSSIRTVIIHASQNEKLEEFDINVLKLLFLIKYVKELPANMENIATLMIDHIDVDKIELKKRIETALIRLTKQTLIQRNGDAYIFLTNDEQDVNREIKHMHVETSEVVQKIGNEVFEGIYTDRKYRYSNKYHFAFNAYIDDRPVRTQASDLGVRVLTPYADEALDFNASELKMVSLRENNVILKLPQDTSYLEEMDEILRIQAYLKLKSGTAVSQAVEDIKTRKSREVTERQERIRTFLTEGLKYAEIYVNGQQMDIGPKNPVDRINDALRMLVRAEYNKLDYVTEFVDTVKDLQNFVTEPEQMALEGVKQPNANALKEVMVYIDRLANRNQSMTVKDLRDYFSAKPYGWLELDITALLVQLFKSQDIHFRLNTKELQLDDPNLVNYLTKRDNIDRVIVKKRERVSPILLKTVRDVSKDLFGISALPTDEDGLRNRFTELLQSEREVLIDLLANYRQHGVYYPGENVLRKGKKLIDDLLEIGDTATFYKAVREMRRDLRAYAEDSKEVKSFFKNQQEKFDEAVKRLQIFDKNRTYVTDKTITQTAHQMERIVNNTQPYDMIQELPGLYQAFDNHFVDLLEEECKPVKASIQEDMAEVETELAKDDVLKDKLLLDFREAFRTLEDRLDRVNDLYEAIAMQVESDRLKVRCMETINRERDKQHIPEPDPDTDQQAPEKPKPKPVRKTKTLSKNMMIKGTRTLQSKHDVDNFVEELRKQLLDELDEETTIHLV from the coding sequence ATGCAGATTAAAGACATGTTTAAGCGGCGCATTAACAGAGATATTAAAGGCGTCATAAAGATTGGACAGGATGACGATGCGAACATGTATCAGGAGCTTGAGGAATATGTGGTGACAAATGAGCTGCATAAACATATCGGCTCCTTTTTTGAAGCGTATGCAAAAGGCATTGAGACGCCGACGGATAAGATTGGGGTATGGATTTCCGGCTTTTTCGGATCTGGTAAATCACATTTCCTTAAAATCCTTTCTTACCTAGTGGAAAATCGCGCTGTTCAAGGCAAGCAGGCCATTGATTTTTTCGAGGATAAAATCCATGATCCAAAGACGGTTGACCATCTTAAAAAAGCAGGCAGCATTACGACCGATGTCGTCCTGTTTGACATTGATGCTAAAAGTGAATCAGATTCAATGGCTGATAAGGAATCCATTGTTAAAGTGCTGAACAAAGTCTTTAATGAAATGCAGGGGTTTTGCGGTGCGATTCCGTGGATTGCCGAAATTGAGCGGAACATGCAGAAAGACGGTACATACGAAACCTTCAAGAAAACATTTCACGATATTGCCGGCACGTCTTGGGTAGAAGCACGTGAGGATTTTTATTATGAAGAAGATGCGATTATCGAAGCGCTGAGCAAGACAACACAGATGAGTGAAGCGTCTGCCCGGAATTGGTTTGAGCGAGCAGAAGAAGAATATACGATTAGTATCGAGCGTTTCGCAGGCCGCGTGAAGGAATACATAGACGACAAAGGTCCAGACCATCATGTAGCATTTTTCATTGATGAAGTGGGTCAGTATATCGGTGACAATTCCCGCGCCATGCTCAACCTGCAGACCATTGTGCATGAACTTGGGCGGCAGTGTAAGGGTAAAGCCTGGATCATTGTGACATCTCAAGAAGACATCGATTCCGTCCTGACTGTTAAAGGCAATGACTTTTCCAAGATTCAAGGGCGTTTTGACACGAAACTGAGCCTCTCCAGTGCGTTTGTCGATGAAGTGATTAAGAAGCGTATTTTAGAAAAAAACGAGCCTGGCGCCCAGACGCTTGATGAAGTGTATCGGAAGAAAAATTCGATCCTTCAAAGTGTGCTTTCATTTACCCAAGACAGTGCAGAGATGAAGACATATGCAAATGCGGATGATTTTATCGATGTCTATCCGTTCATCCCGTATCAGTTTAACTTACTGCAGAATGTTTTTACCGGGGTGCGGATTCATGGCGCGGCAGGAAAGCACCTAGCAGAAGGTGAACGTTCCCTGTTAAGTGCTTTTCAAGAATCAGCGATCCAGTATGGAAATGAGCAAGAAGGGACGCTTGCGCCTTTCTCAGCATTTTATGAAACGATTGAGGCGTTTCTTGATTCCAGCATTCGAACGGTGATCATCCATGCCTCACAAAATGAAAAGCTTGAGGAATTTGATATTAATGTCCTTAAACTATTGTTCCTGATTAAGTACGTGAAAGAACTGCCAGCCAACATGGAGAACATTGCAACGCTCATGATCGACCACATTGATGTTGATAAAATTGAACTCAAAAAGCGAATTGAAACAGCGCTCATCCGTTTAACAAAACAAACCTTGATTCAGCGTAATGGTGATGCTTACATTTTCCTCACCAATGACGAACAGGATGTAAACCGCGAGATTAAACATATGCACGTGGAAACCTCTGAAGTCGTCCAGAAAATAGGCAACGAGGTTTTTGAAGGGATCTATACAGATAGAAAATACCGTTATTCCAATAAGTATCACTTTGCGTTCAACGCCTACATTGATGACCGGCCAGTAAGGACACAGGCAAGCGACTTGGGGGTCAGAGTGCTGACGCCGTACGCAGATGAAGCACTTGATTTTAATGCTTCCGAACTCAAGATGGTCTCACTTCGGGAAAACAACGTCATTTTGAAGCTGCCTCAGGATACGTCCTATCTTGAGGAGATGGATGAAATTCTGCGTATCCAGGCTTATTTAAAATTAAAAAGCGGTACAGCAGTCTCCCAGGCAGTGGAAGATATTAAAACGCGGAAGTCCCGTGAAGTAACAGAGCGGCAGGAACGCATCCGCACATTTCTGACTGAGGGCTTAAAATATGCCGAGATCTATGTTAATGGCCAGCAGATGGATATTGGACCTAAGAACCCGGTGGACAGGATAAATGATGCATTAAGAATGCTTGTCAGAGCGGAATATAACAAGCTCGATTATGTCACTGAATTTGTCGATACAGTAAAAGATTTGCAGAACTTTGTAACAGAACCGGAGCAGATGGCTCTAGAAGGTGTCAAGCAACCAAATGCCAATGCATTAAAGGAAGTGATGGTTTATATTGATCGCCTTGCAAACCGCAATCAAAGCATGACTGTGAAAGATCTTCGTGATTACTTTTCTGCAAAACCTTATGGTTGGCTTGAACTGGATATCACAGCACTTCTGGTTCAGTTGTTCAAATCACAAGATATCCACTTCCGGCTGAATACGAAAGAGTTGCAGCTGGACGATCCGAATCTCGTCAACTACCTGACCAAGCGGGACAATATCGATCGCGTCATTGTGAAAAAGCGGGAACGTGTTTCCCCAATTCTCTTAAAAACAGTCCGTGATGTGAGCAAGGATCTGTTTGGCATCTCAGCCCTGCCAACAGACGAAGACGGTTTGAGAAATCGTTTCACGGAATTGTTGCAAAGTGAACGGGAAGTACTGATCGACCTTTTGGCAAACTACCGCCAGCATGGTGTGTATTATCCTGGGGAAAATGTGCTCAGAAAAGGCAAAAAGTTGATTGATGATTTGCTGGAAATCGGGGACACGGCGACATTCTACAAAGCCGTCCGGGAAATGCGCCGCGATTTGCGAGCCTATGCCGAGGATTCCAAAGAAGTGAAAAGCTTCTTTAAGAATCAGCAAGAAAAATTTGATGAAGCGGTTAAACGGTTGCAGATTTTTGATAAAAACCGAACTTATGTGACAGATAAAACGATTACCCAAACGGCCCACCAAATGGAGAGAATCGTTAACAATACCCAGCCATATGACATGATCCAGGAACTTCCTGGACTGTATCAAGCGTTTGACAATCACTTTGTTGATTTGCTTGAAGAGGAATGCAAACCCGTGAAAGCATCCATCCAAGAGGATATGGCTGAAGTTGAAACAGAACTGGCCAAAGATGACGTTCTGAAAGACAAACTCTTGCTTGATTTCAGGGAAGCCTTTCGCACTTTGGAGGACCGTCTTGACCGTGTCAATGACTTGTATGAGGCGATTGCCATGCAGGTAGAAAGCGACCGGTTGAAGGTTAGATGCATGGAAACGATCAACAGGGAGCGGGACAAACAGCACATCCCTGAGCCAGACCCAGATACGGATCAGCAAGCACCAGAAAAGCCGAAACCGAAACCTGTTCGCAAAACGAAGACCTTAAGCAAAAACATGATGATCAAAGGCACACGCACATTACAATCAAAACATGATGTCGACAATTTTGTAGAAGAACTTCGGAAGCAACTACTGGATGAGCTTGATGAAGAGACGACCATTCATTTGGTGTGA
- the pglX gene encoding BREX-1 system adenine-specific DNA-methyltransferase PglX: protein MNKGAIKRFATTARRKLIADVGQKAFELGISPDHVKEAEIYEDGFMINGQFYSQPEIRRRDRLINEIEQKGYGQVIDEVAYTWFNRFIALRYMEVNDYLPSGIRILSSIEPDKKLPDALSEVMLLIDDLGLDEETVFGLQDVNDDEGLFKYILVKQCNQLGEWMPVMFEEIADYTELLLPGNLLADTSVIRDMVSLIEEDDWTKEVEIIGWLYQYYISEKKDDVFAALRKNKKITKENIPAATELFTPRWIVQYMVDNSLGRLWLESHKDEAFKQTLPYYLESADQPENVKVRLQDMKDSNLDPTSITFLDPCMGSGHILVYAFEVLFDIYKSVGYREQDIPHLILEHNLYGLDIDPRAGQLAYFAVLMKAMQYNYRLFERPIKTNLYWIEESNTLTEDDIDVFAGESGLKNDAALLVQTFKDAKLYGSAVIMPDLDLSGLRERLDELKQGQGDDMFSIAFQEEKIELVEQLINQAEVITRQYQAVVTNPPYMGRKGMNAELTTYLRKHYKDSSADLYAVFMEVASRAVKDNGFIGLINQHSWMFLSSFEKLREKMLKSHQIYSMAHLGTRAFAEIGGEVVQTTAFVLRKKVIPKFVATFVRLVDVNNAEGKMERFFDKSLRYERTQNGFSDIPGSPVAYWASERVRNIFKNEKLLQDIAEPKAGLSTGNNLLFQRVWTEVDILKIGFRYKSDSDTTDLKFKWFPCESGGDYRKWYGNSNVILNWFDNGTDIKNFRDKQGKQRSAVRNSMYYFQAGLTWNKLSSSKFSIKLKRDDSIFDDTSRSAFPINRSQTKYLLAMLISKLSTYFISYLNPTLSFTNNDIKRIPVVLCKGDLLKRVNSITDNSISISKSDWDSFETSWDFKKHPFLEFQNGAAKLYEAFDNWAYEADGRFCQLKENEEELNRIFIELYGLEDELTPDVPDEEVTVNKADQERDVKSFLSYAVGVMFGRYSLDEEGLAFAGGTFDPDQYHTFQPDQENVIPITDDVYFEDDIVTRLITILKLTFGEEDLEANLDFIADTLKKRGSETSRQRIRRYFLKEFYKDHVRTYQKRPIYWQFESGKQDGFKALVYLHRYDPGLVARVRTQYLHAQQRKYEDEIRRRDDVLESDASRPDKTRAAKEKEKLQKQLQECRQYDEIIAHVANQAIDLDLDDGVKGNYAKFQNIQVPQGEGKKPLQANLLTKI, encoded by the coding sequence ATGAACAAAGGTGCGATAAAGCGTTTTGCCACCACGGCCCGACGAAAACTGATTGCGGACGTGGGTCAGAAAGCGTTTGAACTCGGCATCTCGCCTGATCATGTGAAGGAAGCGGAGATCTATGAAGACGGGTTTATGATCAACGGCCAGTTCTATAGTCAGCCTGAAATACGCCGGCGGGACAGACTAATTAATGAGATTGAGCAAAAAGGGTATGGCCAGGTGATTGATGAAGTGGCCTATACGTGGTTTAACCGGTTTATTGCCTTACGGTACATGGAAGTGAATGATTATCTGCCGAGCGGGATTAGAATCCTCTCTTCAATCGAACCTGATAAAAAGCTGCCAGATGCTTTGAGTGAGGTCATGCTGTTAATCGATGACCTCGGCCTTGATGAAGAAACAGTTTTTGGCCTTCAGGACGTGAATGATGATGAAGGCTTGTTCAAATACATATTGGTTAAACAATGCAACCAGCTCGGTGAATGGATGCCGGTCATGTTTGAAGAAATTGCTGATTACACAGAACTTCTTCTCCCAGGTAATTTGCTTGCCGACACGTCTGTGATCCGGGATATGGTGTCATTGATTGAAGAAGATGACTGGACAAAGGAAGTCGAAATCATCGGGTGGCTGTATCAGTACTATATTTCCGAGAAGAAGGATGACGTCTTTGCAGCCCTCCGGAAAAATAAAAAAATCACGAAGGAGAACATTCCGGCCGCAACAGAATTGTTTACGCCAAGGTGGATCGTTCAGTATATGGTCGATAATTCCCTGGGCCGCCTATGGTTGGAATCCCATAAAGACGAAGCGTTCAAGCAGACACTGCCCTATTACCTTGAAAGCGCAGACCAGCCAGAAAATGTTAAAGTTCGTCTGCAGGACATGAAGGATTCAAACCTTGATCCGACATCGATCACCTTCCTCGACCCATGCATGGGATCGGGTCATATCCTTGTCTACGCCTTTGAAGTTCTGTTCGACATTTACAAATCAGTAGGCTACCGTGAGCAGGATATCCCACATTTGATCCTAGAGCACAATCTCTATGGCCTTGACATCGATCCACGTGCCGGTCAGCTCGCCTATTTTGCCGTGCTGATGAAAGCCATGCAATATAATTACCGTTTGTTCGAACGTCCAATCAAGACAAACCTGTATTGGATTGAAGAAAGCAACACCCTGACCGAAGATGATATAGACGTTTTTGCAGGAGAATCAGGTCTGAAAAACGATGCTGCATTACTCGTACAGACCTTCAAGGATGCAAAGTTATATGGTTCTGCTGTCATCATGCCTGATTTGGATCTTTCTGGTTTAAGAGAGCGACTCGATGAATTGAAGCAAGGGCAGGGAGATGACATGTTTTCCATTGCCTTTCAGGAAGAAAAGATTGAGTTGGTTGAACAACTGATTAATCAGGCAGAGGTTATTACGCGTCAGTATCAAGCCGTTGTAACCAACCCGCCGTATATGGGCCGTAAAGGTATGAACGCCGAACTGACGACGTATTTAAGGAAGCATTATAAGGATTCGAGTGCTGATTTATACGCCGTCTTTATGGAAGTAGCCAGCCGAGCTGTAAAAGATAATGGGTTTATAGGCTTAATCAACCAGCACTCATGGATGTTCTTATCATCATTTGAGAAACTGCGCGAAAAAATGCTCAAATCTCACCAGATCTATTCCATGGCACACCTTGGCACACGCGCCTTTGCAGAAATCGGCGGAGAAGTCGTACAAACGACAGCCTTTGTCTTGCGGAAAAAGGTCATACCAAAATTTGTTGCGACGTTTGTAAGGTTGGTAGATGTGAATAATGCTGAGGGAAAGATGGAACGGTTCTTTGATAAGAGTCTAAGGTATGAACGGACACAGAATGGATTTTCGGATATACCTGGATCACCTGTGGCTTATTGGGCGAGTGAGCGGGTTAGAAATATATTTAAAAATGAAAAATTACTGCAAGATATAGCAGAACCAAAAGCAGGATTATCTACTGGTAACAATTTATTGTTTCAAAGGGTATGGACAGAAGTAGATATTTTAAAAATTGGATTTAGATATAAATCAGACAGTGATACAACAGATTTAAAATTTAAATGGTTTCCTTGTGAAAGTGGGGGAGATTACAGGAAATGGTATGGAAATAGCAATGTAATTTTAAACTGGTTTGACAATGGAACAGATATTAAGAACTTTAGAGATAAGCAAGGAAAACAAAGGTCGGCAGTTCGTAATTCAATGTACTATTTTCAAGCAGGGCTTACCTGGAATAAATTGAGTTCTAGTAAATTTTCAATAAAACTTAAAAGAGATGATTCGATATTTGATGACACGAGCAGGTCTGCTTTTCCTATCAATAGATCTCAAACTAAATATTTACTGGCAATGTTGATATCAAAACTATCTACATACTTTATTTCTTACTTGAATCCAACTCTTAGCTTTACTAATAACGATATTAAGAGAATTCCAGTTGTACTATGTAAGGGCGATCTGTTAAAGCGTGTTAATTCAATAACTGATAATAGCATTTCGATTTCCAAATCCGATTGGGACTCTTTCGAAACCTCATGGGATTTCAAAAAACATCCGTTCCTTGAATTCCAAAACGGAGCAGCAAAGCTATACGAGGCGTTTGATAATTGGGCGTATGAGGCAGATGGACGATTCTGTCAGTTGAAAGAGAATGAAGAGGAATTGAATCGTATTTTCATTGAATTATACGGTCTGGAGGATGAGTTGACACCGGATGTGCCGGATGAAGAAGTGACGGTGAACAAAGCTGATCAGGAAAGAGACGTCAAATCATTCTTGTCCTATGCTGTTGGAGTTATGTTTGGTCGTTATTCACTGGATGAAGAGGGTCTTGCATTTGCTGGAGGCACATTTGACCCGGATCAATATCACACATTTCAACCCGATCAGGAGAATGTCATTCCGATAACAGATGATGTGTATTTTGAAGACGATATTGTCACACGGCTGATCACGATTCTCAAATTGACGTTTGGGGAAGAAGATCTTGAGGCAAACCTGGACTTTATCGCAGACACGCTGAAAAAGCGTGGGAGCGAAACATCAAGGCAACGAATTCGTCGTTATTTCTTGAAAGAATTTTACAAAGACCATGTCAGAACCTATCAAAAACGGCCCATCTACTGGCAGTTTGAGAGTGGAAAACAGGACGGGTTTAAGGCGCTCGTGTACTTACATCGGTATGATCCGGGCTTGGTGGCACGTGTCCGTACACAATATCTTCATGCCCAGCAGCGGAAGTACGAGGATGAGATCCGCCGGCGTGACGATGTGCTCGAATCCGATGCATCACGTCCGGACAAGACTCGTGCCGCCAAAGAGAAAGAGAAACTGCAAAAACAACTGCAAGAATGCCGACAGTACGATGAAATCATCGCACACGTCGCAAACCAGGCCATTGATCTCGATCTTGACGACGGCGTCAAAGGTAACTACGCCAAATTTCAAAATATCCAAGTCCCACAAGGAGAAGGCAAAAAACCTCTCCAAGCCAACCTGTTAACGAAAATTTAA